From Pyrenophora tritici-repentis strain M4 chromosome Unknown M4_contig_00039, whole genome shotgun sequence, one genomic window encodes:
- a CDS encoding DUF3505 multi-domain protein, with translation MSKPSIECQYFEHVPEHSVAACRECRYAVWPDQIEGHLQKQHKVSYKEAEAVGQQVRSWAGLVQYPSELEVPTGAPKPVRQLPVYTDGMLCQFDSSCCYYVARSKEAIRKHWRKDHQGWSAGKKRGRPSRTRQKSVQAHMDKGYRLVHCQRLFSSRHGSQYFEVQAPSQDGEGPEIVPVDGAAAWARVGEQMAKAWADIEKRAQTTIQEGERDEVNPWLERTQWLPYLVGMERPDLLACIEEPVAEPDARQEQQAEPVEAAIWAAMDGLARFSQASIIDRIGVFIRLEAIRTEMHQTRFQPLQPYMDKNAIVKHTRPWQQIARVEEPKYRFTRRQREAWEVLIEQAKRSIEGDEEDEAEDMDEEREELDEEMMDDIDEAIEVAEEEPACLEFCIALLNHRITRREYDSPLVCALAVLGVKEDGWKGPEQYPPILSAVIKIARFMVVQKGLEMSGPEEDSGDETDDDLDDSAYESGPSQRRRPKGCLQLVQKMMDRFMVRGSHSPMQWMLDLRTYGLKIHYNTTTRGHVEWTNGDEQTPQQSIGSA, from the exons ATGCAGTATGGCCAGATCAGATTGAGGGCCATCTACAGAAGCAGCATAAGGTTAGTTACAAGGAGGCTGAGGCAGTTGGACAGCAGGTTCGCAGCTGGGCTGGGTTAGTCCAGTACCCTAGTGAGCTCGAGGTGCCGACTGGTGCTCCAAAGCCTGTGCGGCaattgccagtgtatacagACGGGATGTTATGCCAATTTGACTCCAGCTGCTGCTATTATGTAGCAAGAAGTAAGGAGGCTATACGAAAGCATTGGCGTAAGGACCATCAAGGATGGTCAGCAGGGAAGAAGCGAGGGCGGCCAAGTCGAACCAGGCAGAAGAGCGTGCAGGCACATATGGATAAGGGGTaccggctggtccattgccaGCGATTATTCAGCAGCCGGCATGGATCGCAGTACTTTGAGGTCCAGGCACCCAGCCAGgatggagaaggccccgaaATCGTGCCCGTAGACGGGGCAGCAGCATGGGCGCGAGTGGGCGAGCAGATGGCCaaggcgtgggcagacatcgagaagcgggcgcagacgacgatccaggagggcgagcgcgacgaggtgaacccatggctggagcggacgcagtggttgccgtacctagtgggcatggagaggccggatttgttagcgtgcatcgaggagcccgtggcagagccagatgccaggcaggagcagcaggccgagccggtggaagcagcgatttgggcagccatggatggattggcgcggttcagccaggcatccattattgaccggattggcgtgtttatacggttggaggcaattcgcacagagatgcaccaaacccggttccagccgttacagccgtataTGGACAAGAACGCCATTGTCAAGCACACACGACCGTGGCAGCAGAT AGCACGGGTGGAAGAGCCCAAGTATCGGTTTACGCGCCGGCAGCGAGAGGCATGGGAGGTGTTAATCGAACAGGCAAAGCGGAGCATAGagggagacgaagaagatgaagccgaggatatggacgaagagagagaagagctggacgaggagatgatggacgacatagacgaggcgatagaggtagctgaggaagagccag cgtgtttggagttttgcattgcattacttaaccaccgcatcacccgtagagagtatgacagcccgctggtgtgcgcgttggcggtgctgggcgtcaaggaggacggatggaaggggccggagcagtacccgccgatattatcggcggtgatcaagatcgctcggtttatggtcgtgcagaagggactagaaatgtcagggcccgaggaggatagcggcgatgagacagacgacgacttagatgacagcgcgtacgagagcgggccaagccagcgacggcgtcccaaggggtgtttgcagttagtgcagaagatgatggaccggttcatggtgcgcggcagccatagccccatgcagtggatgttggatttgcggacgtatggattgaagatccattacaacactacaacccgcgggcatgtagagtggacgaacggcgacgagcagactccgcaacaatcaatcggatcggcatga